From Sphingobium sp. B2D3C:
TGATCTGGTCGAGCGGGCTGTAGCGCTGGGCGCTGTAGGTGCGCCCGTCATGCAGCCAGTCCGTGCCGTCGGTCGCCTGCGCCGCCATCCGCGCGCTGTCGACCTCGGCCCGACCGCTGGCCTGCAACTGCGCCATGAACGCGATCATCAGCGCGCCCAGAACCAGCAGGGCTATGCCCACCGCACCGGCGGGCCGTCTCCACATCGCCATCATAACGTTCAGTCCTTCGGCGGCTGGCCAATCGGCTGCGATCCATCGACCCAGCGACCGACCTTGAGCGAATCCATCTGCGCCTTCGTGCCCGGCGGGCGGTGATAGGCGCCGACTTCATCCCGATCCGGTGTGAACACCTTGCCGGAGACCGGATTGGGATAATGGAACGGCACGATGTAATAAGCAGGATAGGTCAGGTAGACGACCGAGGGCGGCAGATCTGGCGGCGGATCGAACTTGTCCGGCCAGGTATTGTTCATCGCCCATTTGCCCCAGCCTTCCCAGCTGGTGTACATGGTGAAGGGCCCGGTCAGGCGGCTGATCTTCCAGACGCCATTCTCCTTGCGATACTCATTCTCGTAGAGCGGCAGGCCCCAGCCGCCGTTGCTCATCACGAAGGCGCGCGCCCGCACCCAGCCGGTCTTGCCGTCGGCGGAGATGTCCGGGATCGGCTGGAACTGCATGTGGTTGGCGAGCGCACCCTTCTTGGTGCCGTCCGGCCCGAAGGCCTTCTGCATATATTCGAGTACCCGCGCCTTGCCGAGGAAGATGCCCTTGCCGCCAATCTCCAGCGTGGCATCCTCTGTGAACAGCTCGGACAGCGGATGCCACTGGCTCTTGTCGACGAAATAGCCATAGCTGCGCTGCAGCTTCTCGATGGCGTTGAGGTCTTCCAGCCGGGTGATGCGCTCATCCAGGGCGGCGAGGCGCTCTGCGGCCGTCTTGGGGGCGGTTTGCGCCGAGGCCTGCGCCACAGGAAGCAGGGCGGATGCGGCGATCAGGGCCGCGACGATGCGGGTCCGGTTCATCATGGCTGCCTCATTCCCTTTGCTGCGCTGCTCTCTTCGCGCTTGCCGCTCTCCATGCCGCGATCCGGGCGGCCAACGATGTCATCGCCCTCCATCGGCAGCGCCTTGAGCGACTGGCCGGTGACCGGATGATCGTAGCTGAACGCTGGGAGATAGGCGTTGGGGAACGAGCGGTAGACCTCCGTCGGCGGTTTGTCCGGCGGGAACAACGCGCTCGGCCCGTCCATCTGGATCGCATATTTGGCAAAGCCCAGATCATAATCGGTCATGGCGGTGACGTAGAAGTGCAGCGTGTCGAACTTCCACACCCCGCCTTCCTTCACATATTTATTCTCGTAGATACCAACGCCCCAACGGCCGTTCTCGCCGGGCCGGGCGAGCATCACCATGCCCTGCCAGCGCCCCGTCGCCGTGCGGCCATCCGGCGCCACCACAACAATGGGCTGTAGCATCATGTGATTGTTGAGGCTGCCTGCGCTCAGGCCTTGCGGCCCAAAGAGCAGCATCGCCTGCCGGATGCGCGCCGGGCCAATATAGACCCCGCGCTGCCCATATTCGAACTGCCCGCGCGCGGTGAACAGGTCCGCCGCCTGGTTCCACAGGCCCTTGTCGAAATAATAGCCGAACGTCGCTGTGAGGTTCTCGATAGCGAGTTGGTCCTCCAGCGCCTGCACCCGCTTCTGATAGGCGGCGACCTTGCCGCGCAGGGACGCGTCACTCTGGGCCGCGGCGGGCGCAGGCGCCGTGATGACAAGGCCAGCAATCAGCGCGGCCATGATGCTGGTGCGGGCGCTCATTGCATGGTCTCCGACACGGGCTGGCCAGTTACGGGATTGGGCGCGTGGAATGGCGGGAGCGTGCGATCCGGGAAGGCCCGCGTACTCGTCGACGGGCGATCCGGCGGCATGGCCTTGCTGGCCGCGCTACGTGTCAGCCCCTCGCCGGGCTTGAGCCGTGCCCAGCCCTTTTCATAAGGCGCCACGAAATTGATGTAGAGGTGCAACCGCGCGATCTTCCACACGCCGTCTTCCTTCACATACTCATTCTCGTAAATGCCGTCGCGCCACTCGGAATGCTGCTTGTGCTGGCCGAGCATTCCGAGGTCCCGCCACCGTGCCTTGGCGCTGCGGCCATCGGGCGCGACATCCACGACCGGCTGGAGCGTCACCCACTCATTGAGCTGGCCATAGATCAGCCCATCCTGCCCGCCATGCAGGGCCTTCAGATAATCGCGGATGCGGTCCTTGCCGATATAGACGCCATCGGCGCCGATCTCGATGCTGCCCTTGTCCGCGAACAGGTCGGCCGCGTCCTGCCACAGGCCCCGATCGAGATAATAGCCAAAGGCGCGCTGCAGCTTCATCACCGCGCGGGCGCCCTCCAGTTTCTCGACGCGCGTGGTGAGCGTGTCGATCTCCCGGTCTACGGCGGTTTGCGCCTGCATCGGCCCAGCCGCGATGAGCAGCGCCAGCCCTAGTCCCAGCGATGCCGCACGTCTCATCGCAGTTCTCCCAACGGCACGGCGCGCAAGGCGAAGGCGCCTGGGTCCTGCCCCTTGAGGGCGGGATCGAAGAGGAAGCGGCCCTTGCTCTCCACCGCATAGGCAAAGCCATCGAAGTGGGTGACGCCGGGCACGCCATCCATGCCGTCCTTGAGCAGTTTCACGGTCACATCATCTCCTTCGATGGTGAGCAGGCTGATCCGCCCTGCCGGCCCTTCGGCCTGCAGGAAGCGGTTGCCCCCGATGGGCCGCAGGCCGTCCGGCCCGTTGAGCGGCTGCGAGACATTGAGCTTCGTCAGGCCGGCAAAGCTGCCATCCGCGCGCCGATTGACCCGCAGCATCGTGTTCTGCCGGACATTGTTGACGTAGAGCGTGCCATCCTCGCTGAAGGCGATGCCATCGACACCGCCGAGCAGGGCCTTATCCTCGACCAGCAGCGACACCGCCTCTGCACCCGGCGCAAGCGTGAAGATGCGCCCATTGGTGGTCTCGGCGATATAAGCCGTGCCATCCTTGGCGAGCGCGATGTCATTACACGCACTGGCCGGCGCAGGCATCTCGTAGCGCTTCTTGAGATCGCCCGATGCGAGGTCGAAGGCGACGAGCGCGGACACCGCCCCTGCCTGCCCCATCGGCACCGAGCAGGCCCAAAGTGTGTTGGTCCGCTCGTCGACGAGCACGCCCAGCACCGCCGCCAGCTTGTTCTTCTCGTCCGGGCGGATCCAGGCGATGGCCTGCGCGCTACCCGGTACAGCGCGGTAGATATTGCCCTTGAAGCTGCTGATGTAGAAATTGCCCTTGGAATCGACGTCGGCATTCTCGGGGAACACGCCCTTGTCCGCGACGATGATGTCCTTCGGCAGCGGCTTGGCGAACGGTGCGGGCATGAGATAGGGCACTTCGTTGGAGATCGTCTCGATCCGCGCGATGCGGCCATTGGCGATCTTGAAGATGCTCACAAAACCGACGGTGCGCGCATAATGGGCCTCAGCCGGGTAGCTCTGGCCGTCCCGCCCGGTGAACTGCATCTGCGCCCCGGAGAGGTCGCGATAGCCGATCGCGGCGACCAGCCCGCGTGCCTCGTCGACGGCCACGACCTCATGGCGCAGCGCCTCGACCTCGCCGAACAGGCCGCGCGTCAAAGGCGCCGCACAGCCGGCGCCCTTTGCACTTTTGGCGGCCAGCAGCCCGGTCACCGGCACGCCATTCTCGATGGTCGTGCAGCCCTTGTCGAAGCTGACCGCCGGTCCTTCCCCATTCGCGGCGACAGAGGAGAAATAAGCATCAACCAGCGCCGTCATTTGAGCGCGCGGCAAACGTGCCTTCGGGCTGAGGCTGCTCGTCAGGCTCTTGGCCGGCGCGTAGGTAACCGGATCACCGAAGGGCTGGCGCCCCTGCTTGCGACGAATGAAGGATTGCACGGCGGCGATCCGGCCGTCCCGCGTCGCCATATCCATCGCGTAAAAGCCGGGCTGGCCATGATCCTCGACAGAACCGAACCAGACCACGCGGCCCGTCTGGCTGTCCGTCACCACCAGCGGCGCATCATCGACCGCCTTGATGGTGACCCAGGAGCTTTCGCCGATGCGCACCGGCACGCTGTTCTCGGCGTAGAGCACCGGGTCGGCCCATGCCACGCCGACCGGATCGGCCTTGGCTATCGCGCTCATAAAGCTGCCCGCGAGCTGGCTGAGGCAGGCGGAGTCGCAAGGCGCAGAAGATTGTGCCGTGGTCTGCGCCATGGCCGGCGCGGTGACGAGCGCGCAGAGCGCGGCTGCGGTGAGAAACGCGCGCCTCATTCGCCCTGCTCCCCATGCTCGCGGCCGGTCGCCCAGGGATTGTGCATGAAATAGGGCACATAGGTGAACACGGCCTCGATCTCCTGAATCGCGCCGTCTCTCACGCGGAAGGCTTCCAAGAGCGTGATCGAGTTCGGCCATTTGAGCGCGGTCTTCATCTCGCGCCCGTCGGTCAGCTTGTAGCGGTCCACCTCATTGTCATGATCGAAGAAGCCGGAGGCAATGACGACGCCGCGCTCCTCGTCGACGAGAGGGAAGCGCCTCTCGCGGATGCGCTTGTTGATGTAGTAGATGCCGAGCTTGAACTGTTCGAGGCAGCCCGAGGCCAGCGAGGCCGCATTGCCATTCGCGCCCGGCTCGGCGGAAACGCCCTTGCCCGGCGCGGTCGTGCTGATGCCGTTCTCCAGCCGCCCGCAATCGTCCGTGAACGGCGCGAACACCGTTCCGTCATTTCGCTCGACGGTGTTGAAATAGCTCTGCGCAACCGCAATCAGCCGCGCCCGTGAGACGCGCTGATCGGGCGGCAAAACCTCGTTGAAGGCAGGGTGATGCGCGACCTTGTCCGGATCGCCAAAGGGCGCCGGCAGGCCGGTGCGGCGATGCACGACCGTCTCGATCTGGTCGATCTTGTCGTCCTGCACGCGCATCCGCATCGCATAATATGCGGGCTCGCCATGCTCCCACACGACGCCGAACCAGGCGACCTGCCCGGTGAGCGGATCGGCGGCTTCGAGGCCCGTCGGCGCGACCTTGCTGATCGAGCGCCACAGGCCCTTGCCGATCGGGATGACGACATTGTTCTCGGTAAACTGCACGTCCGCCGCGAGCTTGAGGGACGAGGGGTCCTTCCTCGCCAGCGCCGCCATATAATCGTGCGCATAGCCGATCAGGCAGTCGCGATTGCAGGTCGGAATATTGACGGCGCTGCGCTCGCCAAAGGCCTGCGCCATGGCTGGTGTCGCCGTCGTTGCCAGAAGCGCGGCGCCTGCCGCGACCATCAGCCGCGTGTGCCAGCGGTGAACCCTGTTGCTCACAAATTTCCCCTCCTGTCGCCTTCCGCCCAGCGATGCCTGCACTGATCGCTTGTTACGGAGCGGGGCCACCATAGGAGGCGTTTCGCGCGCTTGTCACGCGCTGAAGGTCGGAAAAGCCGCGGATTTCCAGATCAGCCCGGCGAATGTCCGGCTCGATCAAGGTCGCTCTGAGGGGCCAGCGTCGAGAGCGCGTCCGGCGGCCTCCTCCCGTCAGGGCGAGCCCTCACGTGCAGATGGTCGCGGTGAGGACCGGAATGCCGGTATACAAGATGCTGACCAGACCGGTGACGGCGCTGGCAAAGGCCAGCCAGGCCAGCAGGTCCATACGACCGGAGCGGGGCCGAAAGACCCAGCATAGCCATGCCGCCGCGCCGACCGAAACCAGGTAGATGACGACCAGCACCACCCGCGCGGCGCTCACGCTGGCGAGGCGTGCATCGTCCCAGCCCCAGGCGCAGGCGAGGCCCTGCACGGCATATAGCAGCGCAAATGCCGCCGCCCAGGCGATCAACCCTGCCATCGCTCTGAACAGCGCAGTCATGCCAGCAGTCCGGGAAGATGGGTGCACATGAGCGTGATAGCGCAAACGGCAATGGCATAATCCGCCCAGAGCCGTGCGATCCTGGGCTCGGCACCATGGGTGGCGGCCACAAATCCTGCCCGACACCGTTGCCAGACGAACAGGCCGATCAGCAGAGCGAGTGCCGCATGGAGTATGGCATAGCCGAGCAGCACGGCCACCACCGCCCCATAAGCATGCAGCGTGGGCGCGGGGGCCAGCAGCCAGGCCGTCACGATCAACGCAGCCAGCAGCGTCGCCAGTCCACCCCCGGCAATGGCAACATGGCGCAGGCGGCGGCCGAACAGCGTGGCCATCCCCGCCCCCACGATCCCCGCCAGAAAAATCGGGAGGGAAGGCAGGACGAGCGCCGGCGGGGGCCAGTTCGGGGCGATGATCCAGAGAAAGGCATGGCCGAACAGGAGCGCGCCGAAGAAGGTGCCATTGGCGAACAGCAGGAACACGCTGCCCCACCAGCCGGGCGATCCGCCTATCTCGGCATGGGGCGGCGCCTCGACCCCATGTCCGATGGGCAGCGCGCCGCGAACCTGCTTGTCGCCAAGGAGCCACGCCCAGCGCCAGCCAAGCGCCGCCAGCAGGATGAGCGGCACCGGCGTCAAGATGTAGAGCTTGAACAGCATCAGCAGGAAGAAGCTGCCGGTAACCATCGCCGTCCACAAAGGCAGCGTCGTGTTGCCCGGCAGGACGACGATGTGCTCCACCCGCCCGCTTGCCGTGTCGACGGCCAGCGTCTCGCGCCAGCCATGGCGGGGCTCGGCGAGATAGCCCTCCCCGCGCGCCAGCGAAAGCGCAAGGTCGGGCGCCTTTTCGAGCGGCTCGCGGTCATCGACATGGGGCAGGCTCGCGATGTTGTAGGATGGCGGCGGCAGCATCATCGCCCATTCCAGCGTGCCCGCATTCCACGGATTGCGGCGGGTGCGCGGCGCGTGGAAAATCTGCAGCGCGATATCGATGACGAACAGGGCCACGCCGGTCGCCATCACAAAGCCGCCGACCGACGAGAGCAGATTGTAGCCCGTCCAGCCGAGCCCCTCGGGATAGCTGTCGATGCGGCGGGGCTGGCCGAGCAGGCCGACCAGATGCATCAGGAAAAAGGTCAGGTGAAAGCCGGTGAAGATCAGCCAGAAGGCCGCCTTGCCGAGCGTGTAGCTATACTGCCGCCCCGTAAAATGCCCGAGCCAGTAATAGGCCGCCGCCAGCATCGGGAAGACGAAGCCGCCGAACAGCACATAATGGAGATGCGCGGTGACGAAGGCGCTGTCATGCGCCTGCCAGTTGAACGGCACCATGGCGACCATCACGCCGGTCAACCCGCCCATCACGAAGGTGACAAAGAAGCCGACCAGATACAGCATCGGCAGCTTCATCTGCGGCCGGCCGGCCCATAGCGTGCCCAGCCAAGCGAAGATCTGTACGCCGGTCGGCACCGCCACCAGCGTCGAGGCGGCGGAGAAGAAAGCCAGCGCCATATGGGGAATGCCGACGGTGAACATGTGGTGGACCCACAGCCCGAAACTCAGGAAGCCGAGCGCCAGGATTGCCGCGACGATCCAGCCATATCCAAGGATGCGGGTCCGCGCCATGACCGGCAGGATCGTCGAGATCGCGCCCGCTGCGGGCAGGAAGATGATGTAGACCTCGGGGTGTCCGAACAACCAGAAGAGGTGCTGCCACAGCAGGGAGTCCCCGCCGCGCGCCGCGTCGAAGAACGGCCAGCCGAACGCGCGTTCCAGTTCGAGCAGGATGGAGCCGAGGATGAGCGGCGGGAAGCCGATCAGCATCATCAGCGCCGTCACCAGCATGTACCAGGCGAACAGCGGCATCCGATCCAGCGACATGCCGGGCGCCCGCAGTTTGAGGATCGAGACGACGATGTCGACCGCCGTCACCATCGCGGAAATCTCCACAAAGGTGATGCCGAGCAGCCAGAAGTCGGAATTGATGCCCGGCGAATAGGGTTTGGACGAGAGCGGCGTATACATGAACCAGCCCGCATCGGGCGCGATGCCCAGCAGCATCGCCACGATCAGCATGGTTCCGCCGAACAGATAGCACCACCAGCCATAGGCCGTGATGCGCGGGAAGGCGAGATCGCGCGCACCCAGCATCTTGGGGAGCATGTACATCGCGAACCCTTCGAACATGGGGATCGCGAACAGGAACATCATGATGCTGCCATGCATCGTGAACAGCTGGTTGTAGATATCCGGCCCGACAAAGGCGCTGCCCGGCGTCGCCAGCTGGGCGCGGATCAGCATCGCCAGCAGACCGCCGATCAGGAAGAAGATGAAGGCGGTTACCATCAACCGCACGCCGATCACGCTGTGATTGACCGTCGAGATGGTGCCCCGCCAGCCGCGCGGCGTTCCCCAGATGCGCTCAAGGGCACGATGAAGCTGGAGCGCCTTCACTGCCCCTCCCCCGCCACAAAGCGCGCCCAGCCCGCCTCATCATGCGCGACGACGCGGAAGGCGTGACCCGTGTGCCCGGGGCCGCAAAACTCGGCGCACAGGCCGTGATAAACGCCCGGCACGTTGGCCTCGATGCGCAGGACGTTGCGGTGGCCGGGAATGGCATCCATCTTGCCCGCAAGGCGCGGCACCCAGAAAGCGTGAATGACGTCACGCGTCCACAGTTCGACATCAACCGGTCGGCCGGCGGGAATGTTGAGCACATCCTGCGTGACGACACCGCCGGTGCGGCCGGGATGCGTGAAGGTCCATTGCCATCGGCTCGCTTCGGCAACGATGCGCAGGGTCTGCGCATCGTTGCGCGGCAGCAGCCGCTCGCCAATGACCAGACCATAAGCCAGCAGCACGACGAGAACGACGGACGGGAAGATGAGCCCGCCGCCGATGATCCACCGCTTGGCCGAGGTCGGGCGCTCCAGTGAGCCGCGTCGAAAGGCGAGCGCGAGCAGCGCGCAGACCAGCACAAGGATCGCCACCGCCCCGGCCAGCATGACCCACCACAAGGATGCGATGGCATCCGCTGCAGGCCCTGCGGGCTCAAGCGTCGAGTAGCGGCCGGCGCAGCCGCTGGAGAAAAACGCCGCGCCGGGCATTATGACCCGAGAGCGCAGACAGCGTAAAGGACGGCCATGCCCAGCACCGAACAGCGCGAAGATGCGTTGACCGACCCGATCAGCGCGAACCCCTCGTTCGATGACGCGGAATCGAAAATCGCCGTGTCCGGCCACCCCGTTCACGCCATGCTCGTCTCGTTCCCCATCGGCCTCGCGGCCTGCGCGCTGGGCGCCGATCTCTTCTATTGGTGGACCGGAGACGGCTTCTGGGCGCGCGCGG
This genomic window contains:
- a CDS encoding nuclear transport factor 2 family protein, which gives rise to MMNRTRIVAALIAASALLPVAQASAQTAPKTAAERLAALDERITRLEDLNAIEKLQRSYGYFVDKSQWHPLSELFTEDATLEIGGKGIFLGKARVLEYMQKAFGPDGTKKGALANHMQFQPIPDISADGKTGWVRARAFVMSNGGWGLPLYENEYRKENGVWKISRLTGPFTMYTSWEGWGKWAMNNTWPDKFDPPPDLPPSVVYLTYPAYYIVPFHYPNPVSGKVFTPDRDEVGAYHRPPGTKAQMDSLKVGRWVDGSQPIGQPPKD
- a CDS encoding nuclear transport factor 2 family protein; translation: MSARTSIMAALIAGLVITAPAPAAAQSDASLRGKVAAYQKRVQALEDQLAIENLTATFGYYFDKGLWNQAADLFTARGQFEYGQRGVYIGPARIRQAMLLFGPQGLSAGSLNNHMMLQPIVVVAPDGRTATGRWQGMVMLARPGENGRWGVGIYENKYVKEGGVWKFDTLHFYVTAMTDYDLGFAKYAIQMDGPSALFPPDKPPTEVYRSFPNAYLPAFSYDHPVTGQSLKALPMEGDDIVGRPDRGMESGKREESSAAKGMRQP
- a CDS encoding nuclear transport factor 2 family protein, with product MRRAASLGLGLALLIAAGPMQAQTAVDREIDTLTTRVEKLEGARAVMKLQRAFGYYLDRGLWQDAADLFADKGSIEIGADGVYIGKDRIRDYLKALHGGQDGLIYGQLNEWVTLQPVVDVAPDGRSAKARWRDLGMLGQHKQHSEWRDGIYENEYVKEDGVWKIARLHLYINFVAPYEKGWARLKPGEGLTRSAASKAMPPDRPSTSTRAFPDRTLPPFHAPNPVTGQPVSETMQ
- a CDS encoding SMP-30/gluconolactonase/LRE family protein, with the protein product MRRAFLTAAALCALVTAPAMAQTTAQSSAPCDSACLSQLAGSFMSAIAKADPVGVAWADPVLYAENSVPVRIGESSWVTIKAVDDAPLVVTDSQTGRVVWFGSVEDHGQPGFYAMDMATRDGRIAAVQSFIRRKQGRQPFGDPVTYAPAKSLTSSLSPKARLPRAQMTALVDAYFSSVAANGEGPAVSFDKGCTTIENGVPVTGLLAAKSAKGAGCAAPLTRGLFGEVEALRHEVVAVDEARGLVAAIGYRDLSGAQMQFTGRDGQSYPAEAHYARTVGFVSIFKIANGRIARIETISNEVPYLMPAPFAKPLPKDIIVADKGVFPENADVDSKGNFYISSFKGNIYRAVPGSAQAIAWIRPDEKNKLAAVLGVLVDERTNTLWACSVPMGQAGAVSALVAFDLASGDLKKRYEMPAPASACNDIALAKDGTAYIAETTNGRIFTLAPGAEAVSLLVEDKALLGGVDGIAFSEDGTLYVNNVRQNTMLRVNRRADGSFAGLTKLNVSQPLNGPDGLRPIGGNRFLQAEGPAGRISLLTIEGDDVTVKLLKDGMDGVPGVTHFDGFAYAVESKGRFLFDPALKGQDPGAFALRAVPLGELR
- the ctaD gene encoding cytochrome c oxidase subunit I, which encodes MKALQLHRALERIWGTPRGWRGTISTVNHSVIGVRLMVTAFIFFLIGGLLAMLIRAQLATPGSAFVGPDIYNQLFTMHGSIMMFLFAIPMFEGFAMYMLPKMLGARDLAFPRITAYGWWCYLFGGTMLIVAMLLGIAPDAGWFMYTPLSSKPYSPGINSDFWLLGITFVEISAMVTAVDIVVSILKLRAPGMSLDRMPLFAWYMLVTALMMLIGFPPLILGSILLELERAFGWPFFDAARGGDSLLWQHLFWLFGHPEVYIIFLPAAGAISTILPVMARTRILGYGWIVAAILALGFLSFGLWVHHMFTVGIPHMALAFFSAASTLVAVPTGVQIFAWLGTLWAGRPQMKLPMLYLVGFFVTFVMGGLTGVMVAMVPFNWQAHDSAFVTAHLHYVLFGGFVFPMLAAAYYWLGHFTGRQYSYTLGKAAFWLIFTGFHLTFFLMHLVGLLGQPRRIDSYPEGLGWTGYNLLSSVGGFVMATGVALFVIDIALQIFHAPRTRRNPWNAGTLEWAMMLPPPSYNIASLPHVDDREPLEKAPDLALSLARGEGYLAEPRHGWRETLAVDTASGRVEHIVVLPGNTTLPLWTAMVTGSFFLLMLFKLYILTPVPLILLAALGWRWAWLLGDKQVRGALPIGHGVEAPPHAEIGGSPGWWGSVFLLFANGTFFGALLFGHAFLWIIAPNWPPPALVLPSLPIFLAGIVGAGMATLFGRRLRHVAIAGGGLATLLAALIVTAWLLAPAPTLHAYGAVVAVLLGYAILHAALALLIGLFVWQRCRAGFVAATHGAEPRIARLWADYAIAVCAITLMCTHLPGLLA
- the coxB gene encoding cytochrome c oxidase subunit II gives rise to the protein MPGAAFFSSGCAGRYSTLEPAGPAADAIASLWWVMLAGAVAILVLVCALLALAFRRGSLERPTSAKRWIIGGGLIFPSVVLVVLLAYGLVIGERLLPRNDAQTLRIVAEASRWQWTFTHPGRTGGVVTQDVLNIPAGRPVDVELWTRDVIHAFWVPRLAGKMDAIPGHRNVLRIEANVPGVYHGLCAEFCGPGHTGHAFRVVAHDEAGWARFVAGEGQ